One genomic window of Providencia hangzhouensis includes the following:
- the lipB gene encoding lipoyl(octanoyl) transferase LipB, which yields MHQFTEHRTPETHDEIWLVEHPRVFTQGQAGKAEHVLAPGDIPVIQSDRGGQVTYHGPGQQVMYVMLDLKRNKIGVRELVTALENTVVNTLAHFNIAAYPRPDAPGVYVNGDKICSLGLRIRKGCSFHGLALNIDMDLEPFNRINPCGYSELKMTQMSNLAPKVSVSDVQPVLIRQFCDTLGFHIVQ from the coding sequence ATGCACCAATTCACAGAACACCGTACGCCAGAAACCCATGATGAAATTTGGCTAGTTGAACATCCTCGCGTATTTACCCAAGGCCAAGCCGGAAAAGCGGAGCACGTTCTTGCCCCTGGTGATATCCCTGTTATCCAAAGTGATAGAGGCGGCCAAGTTACCTATCATGGGCCAGGGCAACAAGTGATGTATGTTATGCTCGATCTAAAACGCAATAAAATTGGTGTTCGTGAGCTAGTTACCGCATTAGAAAATACCGTCGTAAATACCCTTGCCCATTTTAATATTGCAGCGTATCCTCGCCCTGATGCTCCCGGTGTCTATGTTAATGGCGACAAAATTTGCTCCCTCGGATTACGCATAAGGAAAGGCTGTTCTTTTCATGGGCTCGCATTGAATATTGATATGGATCTTGAACCCTTTAATCGTATTAATCCTTGTGGTTACAGTGAATTAAAGATGACTCAAATGAGTAATCTTGCTCCCAAAGTATCAGTTTCCGATGTTCAGCCTGTGCTAATTCGCCAATTCTGTGACACACTAGGATTTCATATTGTTCAATAA
- the mrdA gene encoding peptidoglycan DD-transpeptidase MrdA, with amino-acid sequence MKTQRTPFRDHTAESVLFIRRALIAFGVIVILTSILVTNLYHLQIVRHEDYQTRSNDNRIKLVPIAPSRGIIYDRRGTQLALNSTFYQLEIVPEKVSNLQETLDNLRSVVDLTDEDITNFEKERKRSRRFTSIALKTQLNEVQVARFAVNQYRFPGLEVKSYQRRSYPYGSALTHVIGYVAKINDKDVERLDKEGLLPNYAASHDIGKLGIERYYEDILHGKTGYEEVEVNSRGRVIRQLHEQPPQAGRDIYLTIDLELQIYIEKLLTTSRAAVVVTDPRNGEILALVSNPSYDSNLFVNGISNKDYQALLNNPDRPLINRTTQGLYPPASTVKPFISVAALSEKVITPNTTIFDPGWWQLPGSEKRYRDWKRWGHGKLNVSKSIIESADTFFYQVAYDMGIDRISEWMSRFGFGDYTGIDLAEERSGIMPTREWKQKRYKKPWYQGDTIPVGIGQGYWTATPIQMSKALMTLINDGQVKTPHLLYGTKLGNAMVPYEDKETKQIGDINSGFWELAKHGMYGVANAPNGTGRRSFIGTPYKAAAKSGTAQVFSYETYNASKLAEHLRDHKLMIAYAPYDKPTIAVAIILENGGVGPAVGDIVRQIFDHVLLGDNRTEVAVSATNAGEDR; translated from the coding sequence ATGAAAACACAACGCACCCCTTTTCGCGACCATACCGCTGAATCAGTTTTGTTTATCCGCCGAGCGCTTATCGCCTTCGGTGTGATTGTCATTTTAACATCTATTCTTGTGACGAATTTGTATCACTTACAAATTGTCCGTCATGAAGATTACCAAACGCGGTCAAACGATAACAGAATCAAATTGGTGCCTATTGCACCAAGCCGTGGGATTATTTATGACCGTCGAGGAACCCAACTCGCACTTAATAGCACGTTTTACCAGTTAGAAATCGTGCCCGAAAAAGTCAGTAATCTACAAGAAACTTTAGATAATCTTCGCAGCGTGGTCGATTTAACTGACGAAGACATCACTAATTTTGAAAAAGAGCGTAAGCGCTCACGTCGGTTTACCTCTATTGCACTAAAAACACAGCTTAACGAAGTCCAAGTCGCTCGTTTTGCTGTTAACCAGTACCGTTTTCCTGGTTTAGAGGTCAAAAGCTACCAACGTCGTTCTTACCCATACGGTTCTGCACTAACCCATGTGATTGGCTATGTGGCAAAAATTAATGACAAAGATGTTGAACGTCTTGATAAAGAAGGTTTATTACCCAATTATGCCGCTAGCCACGATATCGGTAAATTAGGTATTGAACGTTATTATGAAGACATCTTACACGGCAAAACAGGTTATGAAGAAGTTGAAGTGAATAGCCGAGGTCGTGTTATTCGCCAACTTCATGAACAACCACCGCAAGCGGGTCGAGATATCTACCTTACCATTGACCTCGAATTACAGATCTATATCGAAAAACTGTTAACCACTAGCCGTGCTGCCGTTGTCGTCACTGACCCACGTAATGGCGAAATTTTGGCTCTGGTGTCTAATCCAAGTTATGACTCTAACTTGTTTGTTAACGGTATCTCAAATAAAGATTATCAAGCGTTATTAAATAACCCTGATAGGCCGTTGATTAACCGGACAACTCAAGGGCTTTATCCCCCTGCATCAACAGTAAAACCCTTTATTTCTGTCGCCGCATTGAGTGAAAAAGTAATCACGCCAAATACGACTATTTTTGATCCTGGTTGGTGGCAATTACCGGGTTCAGAAAAACGCTACCGCGACTGGAAGCGTTGGGGACACGGTAAACTTAACGTATCGAAATCTATTATTGAATCTGCGGATACCTTCTTCTACCAAGTCGCTTATGATATGGGAATTGATCGTATTTCTGAATGGATGAGCCGTTTTGGTTTTGGCGATTATACGGGTATTGACCTGGCTGAAGAGCGTTCTGGCATCATGCCAACCCGTGAATGGAAACAAAAACGCTATAAAAAACCTTGGTATCAAGGTGATACGATCCCTGTTGGGATAGGACAAGGCTATTGGACAGCAACTCCAATTCAAATGTCAAAAGCATTGATGACATTAATAAATGATGGTCAAGTTAAGACACCTCATTTACTCTACGGCACAAAGTTGGGTAATGCCATGGTGCCTTATGAAGACAAAGAAACCAAACAAATTGGCGATATTAACTCAGGTTTTTGGGAACTAGCTAAGCATGGAATGTACGGTGTAGCCAATGCACCAAATGGTACTGGCCGCCGCAGTTTCATTGGCACACCATATAAAGCTGCAGCAAAATCCGGTACCGCACAAGTCTTCAGCTATGAAACCTATAATGCCAGTAAGCTGGCAGAGCACTTGCGCGACCACAAGTTAATGATTGCTTATGCTCCGTATGATAAACCCACTATTGCCGTTGCGATTATTTTAGAAAATGGGGGCGTAGGCCCAGCAGTCGGTGATATTGTGCGGCAAATATTTGACCACGTTCTTCTTGGTGATAACCGAACCGAAGTCGCAGTGTCAGCAACCAATGCAGGAGAAGATCGCTGA
- the nadD gene encoding nicotinate-nucleotide adenylyltransferase — protein MSNSFSKQHNLLALFGGTFDPIHFGHLRPVQALAQQVGLEKVILLPNHVPPHRPQPEATPSQRLEMVKLAIQNAPLFAIDTRELEKNSPSYTIETLVELRQEIGPEKPLAFIIGQDSLLSINKWHGWEQILDNCHLLVCSRPGYATQFADPKMQNWLLEHQTTDPIALNQVANGYIFIGDTPLVNISATEIREKLNSGDSCHDLIPDAVLQYIHQHHLYQQ, from the coding sequence ATGAGTAACTCATTTTCAAAACAACATAACTTACTCGCATTATTCGGTGGAACGTTCGACCCCATTCACTTTGGCCATTTACGTCCAGTTCAAGCACTTGCTCAACAAGTTGGGCTGGAAAAAGTTATTTTGTTACCTAACCACGTTCCTCCCCATCGTCCACAACCAGAAGCGACGCCATCACAACGTTTAGAAATGGTGAAACTCGCAATTCAAAATGCGCCTTTATTTGCTATCGATACGCGTGAATTAGAGAAAAACAGCCCTTCTTACACGATAGAAACACTGGTTGAATTACGCCAAGAAATTGGGCCAGAAAAACCTCTGGCGTTTATTATTGGTCAAGATTCCTTATTGTCGATTAATAAATGGCACGGCTGGGAGCAAATACTTGATAACTGTCATTTATTGGTTTGTTCCCGACCGGGATATGCTACACAGTTTGCCGATCCTAAAATGCAAAACTGGCTGTTAGAACATCAAACAACAGACCCTATTGCCTTAAACCAAGTGGCGAATGGGTATATTTTTATTGGAGATACCCCACTGGTAAATATCTCAGCAACAGAGATCCGCGAAAAATTAAATTCAGGCGACTCTTGTCACGATTTAATTCCAGATGCAGTTCTGCAATATATTCATCAACATCATCTTTACCAGCAATAA
- the rlpA gene encoding endolytic peptidoglycan transglycosylase RlpA, whose product MRLQWIMLGVTAALLSGCVTDEVKQPAQVPTNVPTQDVLGAEPHYEPYHPTANNDYSRNGQQYQIVRDPSQFSQVGYASIYGAESAGNMTAIGERVNPVELTAAHPTLPIPSYVRITNMMNGRMMVVRVNDRGPYVPGKSIAVSRATADRLNLMPTTKIKIDAIQVAQDGSLSGTGTVGSNFVKQSYALPGRPQLGSGPMGTPVMENLPTPENTLPVQQPKEPMQPTMPDMSLQTPTPPPATVAAEEPVPERGFLVQAGAISSQANAQNMLNELKTQFNVPGRLQPYNGIYRVQLGPFSTRQQAVEVQGRLQSEKNQSSMVVAP is encoded by the coding sequence ATGCGTTTACAATGGATAATGCTTGGCGTCACAGCCGCGCTACTCAGTGGCTGTGTGACAGATGAAGTTAAACAACCAGCCCAAGTGCCAACCAATGTACCCACTCAAGATGTATTAGGTGCAGAGCCTCATTATGAGCCGTATCATCCAACCGCAAATAATGATTACTCACGTAATGGTCAACAATACCAAATCGTACGTGACCCATCACAATTTAGCCAAGTGGGTTATGCATCTATTTATGGTGCTGAGTCTGCAGGTAATATGACTGCGATTGGGGAACGCGTTAACCCAGTAGAATTAACAGCGGCTCACCCGACTTTGCCAATCCCAAGTTATGTACGTATCACCAATATGATGAATGGCCGCATGATGGTTGTTCGTGTTAATGACCGCGGGCCTTATGTTCCAGGTAAAAGTATTGCTGTTTCAAGAGCTACCGCTGACCGCCTGAATTTAATGCCTACGACAAAAATTAAAATTGATGCCATTCAAGTTGCCCAAGATGGCTCCTTATCAGGGACAGGAACAGTAGGTTCTAACTTTGTGAAACAGAGCTATGCTTTACCGGGACGCCCACAATTAGGTTCTGGCCCAATGGGCACCCCTGTGATGGAAAACTTGCCAACTCCGGAAAATACATTGCCAGTTCAGCAGCCCAAAGAACCGATGCAGCCTACTATGCCAGACATGAGCCTGCAAACACCAACACCGCCACCTGCAACCGTTGCAGCTGAAGAACCGGTTCCAGAGCGTGGTTTTCTTGTTCAAGCAGGTGCCATTAGTAGCCAAGCCAACGCGCAAAATATGCTGAATGAGTTGAAAACACAATTTAATGTTCCAGGCCGTCTACAACCCTATAATGGTATTTACCGAGTACAGCTAGGGCCATTTAGTACAAGGCAACAAGCTGTTGAGGTTCAAGGCCGTTTACAGTCTGAAAAAAACCAATCGTCAATGGTCGTTGCGCCATAG
- the lptE gene encoding LPS assembly lipoprotein LptE, with the protein MRYLITLFLSLAVLVTAGCGFRLQGTTQIPEELRTLQLSSSDPYGYLTRALREQLRLNNVTILETGRAGVPILKVLSSNENTETVSVYQDGKAAEKQLTLVMNVQVLMPDGAIYPLQSRVERTFFDNPLEALAKDAEKEIVRQEMQEQAARNIVRKLLLVHSAELEKAKNQAADTNTQP; encoded by the coding sequence GTGCGTTATCTGATAACTTTATTTTTGAGCCTGGCGGTGCTAGTCACCGCAGGTTGCGGTTTTCGTCTTCAAGGAACAACACAAATTCCTGAGGAACTGAGAACTTTGCAACTAAGTTCAAGTGATCCATATGGCTACCTTACAAGGGCGCTTAGGGAGCAACTGCGGCTCAATAATGTAACCATTCTCGAAACTGGAAGAGCCGGTGTTCCCATTTTGAAAGTTCTGAGTTCTAATGAAAACACTGAAACTGTGTCCGTTTATCAAGATGGTAAAGCGGCAGAAAAACAATTAACACTGGTAATGAATGTGCAAGTGTTAATGCCTGATGGCGCTATCTATCCTTTACAGAGCCGTGTTGAACGCACTTTCTTCGACAACCCTTTAGAAGCACTGGCGAAAGATGCTGAAAAAGAAATTGTAAGGCAAGAAATGCAAGAACAAGCTGCACGCAATATTGTACGTAAATTATTGCTTGTTCATTCAGCAGAACTTGAAAAAGCAAAAAACCAAGCGGCTGATACGAATACTCAACCATAA
- the mrdB gene encoding peptidoglycan glycosyltransferase MrdB (rod shape-determining protein RodA) — MTDDKKKISLSTRLHIDVPMLLIIIALLAYSAFIMWSASGQDPEMMERKLGQIATGFVVMIVMAQIPPRMYENWAPHLFIFCVILLVFVDVFGQISKGAQRWLDLGFIRFQPSEIAKIAVPLMVARFMNRDLCPPSFKNTVIALVLIFVPTLLVAAQPDLGTSILVAASGLFVLFLAGMSWRLITVAAIALAAFIPLLWFFLMHGYQRARVMMLLDPETDPLGAGYHIIQSKIAIGSGGLMGKGWLHGTQSQLEFLPERHTDFIFAVLAEELGLVGVLILLGLYLLLIIRGLYIAASAQNTFGRVMVGGLILILFVYVFVNIGMVSGILPVVGVPLPLVSYGGSALIVLMAGFGIIMSIHTHRKFLSKSL; from the coding sequence ATGACAGACGATAAGAAAAAAATTTCGTTATCCACACGTCTGCATATAGATGTGCCTATGCTGCTAATTATTATCGCGTTGCTTGCATACAGCGCATTTATTATGTGGAGTGCCAGCGGCCAAGATCCTGAAATGATGGAGCGTAAATTAGGGCAGATAGCGACAGGCTTCGTCGTCATGATAGTGATGGCGCAGATCCCCCCTAGAATGTATGAAAATTGGGCACCTCACCTGTTTATCTTCTGCGTTATTTTACTGGTTTTTGTTGATGTCTTTGGGCAGATAAGTAAAGGGGCTCAGCGTTGGCTAGACTTAGGGTTCATTCGGTTCCAACCCTCTGAAATTGCAAAAATTGCCGTCCCTTTAATGGTCGCTCGTTTTATGAACCGAGACCTATGCCCTCCTTCATTCAAAAATACCGTAATTGCACTAGTATTGATTTTTGTACCCACATTATTGGTGGCGGCGCAACCAGACCTTGGTACTTCAATTTTAGTTGCAGCTTCAGGCTTGTTCGTTTTGTTCCTTGCAGGAATGAGTTGGCGGCTTATTACTGTTGCAGCGATTGCGCTCGCGGCCTTCATTCCCCTGCTGTGGTTCTTTTTAATGCATGGCTACCAAAGGGCCCGTGTCATGATGTTATTAGACCCAGAAACTGACCCATTAGGGGCTGGTTACCATATTATCCAGTCAAAAATTGCAATTGGTTCTGGTGGGTTAATGGGGAAAGGTTGGCTACATGGCACGCAATCACAGCTTGAATTTTTGCCAGAAAGACATACCGACTTTATTTTTGCTGTGTTAGCAGAGGAACTTGGCTTAGTTGGGGTGCTCATTTTACTTGGCCTATACCTTTTACTGATTATTCGCGGGCTTTATATTGCTGCTAGCGCACAAAATACCTTTGGTCGAGTTATGGTTGGCGGCTTGATCTTAATCCTTTTTGTCTATGTATTTGTGAATATCGGTATGGTCAGTGGTATATTACCTGTGGTTGGTGTTCCCCTCCCTTTAGTGAGTTATGGGGGCTCCGCATTGATTGTTTTAATGGCTGGATTCGGTATTATCATGTCGATACATACACACCGAAAATTCCTTTCTAAAAGTTTATAA
- the dacA gene encoding D-alanyl-D-alanine carboxypeptidase DacA, whose protein sequence is MNNVAPSRIVRHTVLGSALLLMTANIANANETFPNTSIPAAPAIDAEAYILIDYNSGKVLAESNADQRRDPASLTKMMTSYVIGQAIKSGKIGENDIVTVGNDAWATGNPVFKGSSLMFLKPGDRVSVSQLTRGINLQSGNDACVAMADYIAGDQANFVQLMNGYVNKLGLKNTHFQTVHGLDAEGQYSSARDMALIGQALVRDVPEEYAIYKEKEFTFNNIRQTNRNGLLWDKSLAVDGIKTGHTNAAGYNLVASATEGDMRLISVVMGGKSSKGRDAESKKLLTYGFRFYETVKPLQANVDFASVPVWFGDENEVKLGVTEDLYLTIPRGRLKDLKASYELTTTELEAPLTKGQQVGTISFQLDGKIIEQHPLAVLKDVEEGGFFSRLIDYIKLLFHRWFG, encoded by the coding sequence ATGAATAATGTCGCTCCATCACGCATCGTGCGTCATACTGTGCTGGGTTCCGCACTCCTTCTTATGACTGCTAACATTGCGAACGCTAATGAAACCTTCCCAAATACATCAATTCCTGCAGCACCCGCTATTGATGCAGAAGCTTATATCTTAATTGATTATAATTCAGGCAAAGTTCTCGCTGAAAGTAATGCTGACCAACGCCGTGATCCGGCGAGTTTGACAAAAATGATGACCAGCTATGTTATCGGTCAGGCAATTAAGTCAGGCAAAATTGGTGAAAATGATATTGTCACGGTTGGAAATGATGCGTGGGCTACTGGTAACCCAGTATTTAAAGGCTCATCATTGATGTTCTTAAAACCAGGCGATCGTGTTAGTGTTTCTCAGTTGACTCGTGGCATTAACTTGCAATCAGGTAATGATGCCTGTGTTGCAATGGCCGACTATATTGCGGGTGACCAAGCCAACTTTGTTCAGCTAATGAATGGTTACGTGAACAAATTAGGACTGAAAAATACCCATTTTCAAACTGTTCATGGGTTAGATGCTGAGGGCCAATATAGTTCAGCACGTGATATGGCTCTTATTGGGCAAGCGCTAGTACGTGATGTGCCTGAAGAATACGCAATTTATAAAGAGAAAGAGTTTACCTTTAACAACATCCGTCAAACAAACCGCAATGGGCTGTTGTGGGATAAAAGCTTAGCTGTTGATGGCATCAAAACAGGCCATACTAATGCCGCGGGCTATAACCTTGTCGCATCAGCAACTGAAGGTGACATGCGCCTGATCTCTGTTGTTATGGGGGGTAAAAGTAGCAAAGGCCGTGATGCCGAAAGTAAAAAATTACTCACTTACGGTTTCCGCTTTTATGAAACCGTTAAACCATTACAAGCCAATGTGGATTTTGCCAGTGTGCCAGTCTGGTTTGGTGATGAAAATGAAGTAAAATTAGGTGTGACCGAAGATTTATACCTCACTATCCCACGAGGCCGCTTAAAAGATTTAAAAGCCAGCTATGAATTAACGACAACTGAACTAGAAGCACCATTAACCAAAGGCCAACAAGTAGGGACAATTAGCTTCCAACTTGATGGTAAAATCATCGAACAGCACCCTTTAGCAGTGTTAAAAGATGTTGAAGAAGGTGGCTTTTTCAGTCGGTTAATTGACTACATAAAATTACTCTTTCATCGCTGGTTTGGTTAA
- the holA gene encoding DNA polymerase III subunit delta, whose product MTRIYPEQLASSLQESLRGRYLIWGNEPLLLQESQDAIRKAAQEQGFEEHFSFSLEQHTDWDEIFSLCQALSLFASRQTLTLLLPENGPNAAMAEKLNQLAQLLHSDLLLVLRGHKLTKAQENSAWFKAISQDAIYISCLTPEYQRLPQWVSKRAYSMRLSLETEANQLLCYCYEGNLLGLAQALERLSLLYPDGKLTYPRVESAVNDSAHFTPYHWVDALLAGKSRRSWHILEQLQQEDIEPVILLRSIQRDLMLLITLKRQSATTTLKTLFDQHKVWQNRRGVLTEALQRLTLHQLQSALMLLTQAEINIKQDFSHSPWPDLQSLSMLLCGKAFAENFIHE is encoded by the coding sequence ATGACACGTATCTACCCTGAACAGCTGGCCTCTTCGTTACAAGAGTCTCTAAGAGGCCGCTATTTAATTTGGGGCAATGAGCCCCTTCTTCTTCAAGAAAGCCAAGATGCCATCCGCAAAGCAGCACAAGAACAAGGCTTTGAAGAGCATTTTTCGTTTTCTCTAGAGCAACATACTGATTGGGATGAGATATTTAGCCTCTGCCAAGCTCTCAGCCTATTTGCTAGCCGTCAAACTCTCACGCTGTTATTGCCTGAAAATGGCCCTAACGCTGCCATGGCTGAAAAGCTGAACCAACTGGCGCAATTACTGCATTCAGATCTCCTGCTTGTGTTACGTGGTCATAAGCTCACTAAAGCACAAGAAAACAGTGCTTGGTTTAAAGCAATTAGCCAAGATGCTATTTATATCAGTTGCCTAACGCCTGAATATCAGCGGTTACCACAATGGGTATCTAAACGCGCCTACAGTATGAGGCTTTCATTAGAAACCGAAGCTAACCAACTACTTTGTTACTGTTATGAAGGGAATTTACTTGGTTTAGCGCAAGCACTTGAGCGGCTGTCTCTTCTTTATCCAGATGGTAAACTCACCTATCCTCGGGTTGAGAGTGCCGTTAATGATTCTGCACATTTTACTCCCTACCATTGGGTTGATGCCCTATTGGCCGGTAAATCCCGCCGTTCATGGCATATTTTAGAGCAATTGCAGCAAGAAGATATTGAGCCTGTTATTTTATTGCGATCAATCCAGCGCGATCTAATGTTGCTTATTACATTAAAACGCCAGTCGGCAACAACCACGTTAAAGACATTATTTGATCAACACAAAGTATGGCAAAACCGCCGGGGTGTGCTCACGGAAGCCTTACAACGTTTAACATTGCATCAATTACAATCTGCATTAATGTTATTAACACAAGCAGAAATCAATATTAAACAAGATTTTAGCCATTCTCCATGGCCTGACCTGCAGTCACTGTCTATGCTATTATGTGGTAAAGCATTTGCAGAGAATTTTATTCATGAGTAA
- the rsfS gene encoding ribosome silencing factor, with product MNLLQGTELQQFIIDQLDDAKAEDIITIDVQGKSSITDQMIICTGTSSRHLMSVADRLIEACRKNGLMPLGVEGQGISDWIVVDLGDAIVHIMQEESRRMYELEKLWS from the coding sequence GTGAACCTTTTGCAAGGAACTGAACTCCAACAATTTATTATCGATCAGCTTGATGATGCTAAAGCAGAAGATATCATTACTATCGATGTTCAAGGGAAATCAAGTATTACCGATCAGATGATCATCTGTACAGGGACATCAAGCCGCCATTTGATGTCAGTCGCTGACAGATTAATCGAAGCTTGCCGCAAAAATGGTTTAATGCCATTGGGTGTTGAAGGGCAAGGCATTTCTGATTGGATTGTCGTCGACCTTGGCGATGCCATTGTTCATATTATGCAAGAAGAAAGTCGTCGTATGTATGAATTAGAAAAGCTTTGGAGCTGA
- the rlmH gene encoding 23S rRNA (pseudouridine(1915)-N(3))-methyltransferase RlmH, with amino-acid sequence MKLQLIAVGTKMPDWVQTGFMDYLHRFPKDMPFELTEIPAGKRGKNADIKRILEKEGELMLAAVGKGNRIVTLDIPGDRWDTPKLAVQLDKWKQDGRNVSLLIGGPEGLSPACKAAAEQSWSLSPLTLPHPLVRVLVAESLYRAWSITTNHPYHRE; translated from the coding sequence TTGAAATTACAGCTCATCGCCGTTGGAACAAAAATGCCGGACTGGGTCCAGACCGGCTTTATGGATTACCTCCACCGTTTTCCTAAAGATATGCCATTTGAATTAACGGAAATTCCAGCAGGAAAACGCGGGAAAAATGCAGATATAAAGCGCATTCTAGAAAAAGAAGGCGAATTAATGCTCGCAGCTGTAGGTAAAGGAAATCGCATCGTCACTTTGGATATTCCAGGGGATCGTTGGGATACCCCAAAACTTGCCGTACAGCTCGATAAATGGAAACAAGATGGTCGTAATGTTAGTTTATTAATCGGTGGTCCCGAGGGTCTTTCACCGGCTTGCAAAGCAGCCGCGGAGCAAAGCTGGTCGCTTTCACCACTTACGCTGCCCCATCCACTGGTTCGTGTCCTTGTTGCTGAAAGTCTTTATCGCGCATGGAGTATTACGACTAACCACCCTTATCACAGGGAATAG
- the ybeD gene encoding DUF493 family protein YbeD: MKTKLGELLEFPCPLTYKVMGLAQPELVDQVIEVVQRHAPGDYSPDVKPSSKGNYHSVSITINATHIEQVETLYTELGALELVKVVL; the protein is encoded by the coding sequence ATGAAAACGAAATTAGGTGAACTGCTTGAGTTCCCATGCCCATTAACCTACAAAGTGATGGGCTTGGCACAGCCTGAACTGGTTGATCAAGTGATTGAAGTGGTACAGCGTCATGCGCCAGGTGACTATAGCCCAGACGTAAAACCAAGTAGCAAAGGCAATTATCACTCAGTTTCTATTACTATCAATGCAACTCATATTGAACAAGTTGAAACCTTGTATACTGAGTTAGGTGCATTAGAGTTAGTGAAAGTTGTACTTTAA
- a CDS encoding YbgA family protein: MQIIKPKVFIFEGINHLPVNIHRQVSSMVEFITDFSHEDRQNKVNGIICFGQQLPELQGLFPANIPILTSNKLQDTTFWDCFLTKLYTLQRLDGLYNELTHHNIIQFHSCHKYLIMAYSPVGYQYTGRLVASIKSSTDLVCFFNQYKACLMEILATVPARNTEVNALSHMQGYFKHKATKDEKKRLLWLINDYLAGNLPLNRPLEMMKQLLIQYPDNYLIEQVIFEPYPNSCSIRELPYCW; encoded by the coding sequence ATGCAAATAATTAAGCCAAAAGTTTTTATATTTGAAGGGATTAATCATCTTCCTGTTAATATTCATCGACAAGTGAGTTCCATGGTTGAATTTATCACGGATTTTTCCCATGAGGACAGGCAAAACAAAGTTAATGGTATTATTTGCTTTGGGCAGCAACTCCCTGAATTACAGGGGCTATTCCCTGCTAACATTCCAATATTAACCAGTAATAAACTACAAGATACAACGTTCTGGGACTGCTTTTTGACGAAATTGTATACGTTACAAAGGTTAGATGGCTTATACAACGAGTTAACACATCACAACATTATTCAATTTCATAGCTGCCACAAATATCTCATCATGGCGTATTCCCCTGTTGGCTATCAGTATACAGGGCGTTTAGTGGCGAGTATTAAAAGCAGTACCGACCTCGTGTGTTTTTTTAATCAATATAAAGCTTGTTTAATGGAAATATTGGCGACAGTGCCAGCAAGAAATACGGAAGTTAATGCGCTGAGCCATATGCAAGGTTATTTCAAACACAAAGCCACGAAGGATGAGAAAAAACGCTTATTATGGCTGATTAACGACTATTTAGCGGGGAATTTACCGTTAAACAGGCCGTTAGAGATGATGAAACAATTGCTTATTCAATACCCAGACAACTATTTAATAGAGCAAGTCATTTTTGAGCCATATCCGAATAGTTGTTCAATAAGGGAGCTCCCTTATTGCTGGTAA